The Mobula hypostoma chromosome 1, sMobHyp1.1, whole genome shotgun sequence genome includes the window tatacaacttcaacataaatcccatcttctgtactcagtacagatttatgaaggccaatgtgccaaaaactttctttatgaccctatctacctataacgccactttcaatgaattatgtacttcctttcccagatccccttgttctCCCACACTCCTTGGTGCCCTAACTTTCACAtgtaagacctacactggttggttctaccaaagtgcaaaatctcatacttgtctgcattaaattccatctgctatttttcagctgatgaagatccctctgcaagtcatgatagccttccttgctgttaaCTACACcttcaattttggtgtcatccacacatTTGCTGATCCAGGTCACCATATTATctcccagatcattgatatagatgacaaaataacaaaggacccagcatagatccctgtggcacaccacgagtcacaggcctccagtcagagaggcaatcctcTACTACAACTCTCGGGATTCTCCCAcaaagccgatgtctaatccaatttactaccccatcctgaatgctgagtgactgaaccttcctgaacagcctcccatgcgggactttgtcaagtgccttactgaattctgtagacaacatccactgccttgcctttatccactttcctggtaacttccttgaaaaactccttaagactggttagacatgataaaccatgctgaccatccttatctatccaaatacttatatatctggtcgcttcaaataccttccaataactttcccacaactgacgtcagattcaccggcctataatttcctggtttctgttcagagccttttttaaaaaatggtggaaCAACATcggccatcctccaatcctctgatgcctctcctgtcactaaggacgtcttaaatatctctgcttgggcccTAGCAATTTCTGCACCTGCCTCCCAAGGGAACACCTCGTCAGGTTTTGGGAATTTTACTAGCctatttgcctcagggtagcaaacacctcctcctctgtaatctgtacagagtccatgaagttggtgctgttttgcctcacctCTATACACTCTGTATCCGTCTCCCAAgcagatatatagatagatagatagatagagatactttattgatcccgagggaaattgggtttcgttacagccgcaccaaccaagaatagagcataaatatagcaatacaaaaaccacaaacaatcaaataacaaatgcaaactatgccagatggaaaataagtccaggtccagcctattgactcagggtgtctgaccctccacgggaggagctgcaagttcgatggccacaggcaggaacgacctcccatgccgcccagtgttgtatctcggtggaatatgcccgaagtccaacagtaaaaagttcaatatccggtctacgaACACGTTCttcaatcgtaatatgacccggattacaccatctgttgttaatcagaacagtaagcacccaactcctttacgcttaccgcacTCAGtgtacttccggtcagcccgaacggtctggaagccgtccatggagaagttttgatcgggtatgtcctcgtgcagccccgtcccagtgaaacacataacactgcactcccgaaatgttctctgatgcctggctagcgccgtgaacttgtccattttattacccaccgaactcctcttctccataagtctctgttgtctcgacccagtactctttcctcgactttgtgatccccctctgcatcctctgtgtgttttcctccagatttcagcaggggtgtccgccgctctgctcgctaaaccggctggcataagcgcaatcagctggtccctggaatacacaatgcaaccATGCTTCTGCcctgctaatgagacgtgtcagaatgtaactatttccagcgctaaaaacccaattAAAACTCTCTCtatcagcatgttagagagggtgcagcttcaatgtgttaccgtgaaaaaaaatacaccaaataacgtaagttaaaaaagtaagaagaaaaaagtaagactactgatcggaacggctgtaataggctgcatgcacgactggcgaATGCGCACTAATACAGATACATTTaatatctcccccatctgttttcgctccacacatggattatcatTCCGGTcgtccagaggactaattttgtccctagcaatccttttgctcttaacataactatagaatcctttaggattctttcaccttgtctgctagagccaCTTCATGCCTTCTTGATTCCTTccctaagtgttctcttgcatttcgtGCACTCCATAAGCaccccatttgttcctacttgcctacacCTCCTTTTTCTCTCaagcagggcctcaatatcttttgaaaaccaaggtttcctacacCTGTTacttttaccttttattctgacaggtagaTACAAgcactgtactctcaaaatttcatttttgaaagccTCGCATTTTCCGAGTAcagctttgccagaaaacagcctgtcccaatccacacttgtgaGTGTTATTAAAcaggaaagatttacaaggatgttgccagtatttgagggactgagttatgacAGACATTGGGACTTTATTGCTTGCAATATTAAGACCGAGAGGCATATAAAATTGTGTGTGGCACAGATAGTGTTACTCCCGGGAAAAGGAATTCAAAAACTTGAGGTCACAGGTTTAAGgcaagaagggaaagatttaaaacgtTTCCAAACAGCGGGTAGTAGGGATATGGAACAAGCTGATTGAGCAGTGGAAGCTACAATGTTGAGCTCCCATTATAGCTTCCATTATCCAATGGACCATGCGCCAGGAGACGGGGTTAATGCGGGACAGTGCCCACGGGTTAGTATGGAGTGGTTGGGCTGAACGAGCCCGTACTGTGGCCGGAGAGGTGACAGGAGGGAGCTTGGTGAGGACTGATGCGGGTGCCTCACCATTCTATGGAGTGGGGGAAAGCCAAGCATCTAACAGTGGGCAAGCTGGTGGAGATCATTTGATCCCTCCATTGTTACTGACCTCTCTGCCTCATCCCAGCTGTACTCTGGGCACTGACAGAGCTGGCTGCTGAATCCCCACACatccacccccacacccacccacTCCCACCCACGGCCGCTTCCCTCTGCAAGGAGGGGACCCTGCTTTCTGTGGAGTAGGTGGGGCCCACAATTCCACCCATACAGTTCCCACTGCCCCAACACAGTACAGCTGGAACCAGCTCTATCAtcacattttattatcaaaaataAACTGCAGACCAGTCACTGAGCCACGTTGTTTGTGGGACAGAGTGCTCCATACTCCACTACAGTCAGATTGCTTTGTGGTGTCAAACATTCTCCCAGACATATGCCAACCCAGGCAGCAGGTCAGGCCAGGCCAGCACctgtgtcccattcccacacgGTGAACACTGCTGTGTAGTATGACTGACATGGTGCAGTGTATTGTCCAGGACACAGCGTCGCAGAGAGCCAGTGTAGAACAGATTCGCAGGGCTGCAGCGGAGGTAGAGAAAGCGGTTTGTTCCCCAGGGAAGCACCGGACCAGGTAAAACGCCAACAGCTCACACTGGAAATCTGAGACAAGGACCAGCACAGATGGACTGTTCTTCACCCTGCAGGTACTGAACCAGGCCCCGATAGTGTGCGTAAATCTGTACAAGTCACCACTCAGGCTGGGCTCAGGCGTGGGCAGAGAGCTTACTGTGGCAGGTGAGTTTTCGCACTGAGGACGGGTGATCCAGACTTCTGGGAGATGAAATGGCAGTGTAACAGGTGTGAAGAATTAGTTCACATAGCTGGACTGCTGGAGGTTCAGCAACTTGTAGAACGAGTAGAGGGGAGTTTCACGCGGTGTCAGGAACTCTCTGCTGAAGGTGTGAGCAGCAGAAATTCTCAACACATTGAGACACAAATGAGAGGCCACGAGgggcagtgagtgagtgagaggccACGAGgggcagtgagtgagtgagaagtGGTGAGGCTCAGAGACCCCACGTCTGTGAGTCTAGGCCAAGGACTGGGGTTGGGGGCCTGACGTTTTGTTGAGTTGGTGGTTGGAAAAGGCTTTGTTCTGATGTTTTTGTTTAGTTGCTGCTGTTGCCgtttgtgttgttctgtcaaGCATTGTGGGAACGCTGCTTGGTGCTGGCAGCATGGTGACACGGTGGACACATTCGGGACATGTAGGTTGTCAATGGAAACGACACATTTCACGctgtgttttaatgtacatgcaataaataaatgaatcaatcAGCTGGAGAAATGGCGGACAGGTCAGAGGAAGGGAAACCTTGCTGTAGTCATCTGAGCATTCCAGCAGGTGGCAGCAGAGCTcaaggctagagaggcagctttCAGGCTGCAGAACCGCAGCCGGTggcccaggcccaggcccaggcccTGGCCCTGGAGCAGGAGATACTGACACCCCAGGGTCTTTCCACCATCTCCAGCTCATCAACGTGAAAGTCTGGTGAGGTGTAAAACCTCTCAGGCAGCCCAGTATCATGTTAGGGCAAAGCAGCAATCTGACGTCCACTCCATCCATCGCCAGAACAAGAACGGGACCTGGCCCAGACCAAGCCAGGAGTTAATGGGCTGACAAAGAAGGGACTTCTAGACAGAACAATTATAAACAGAAAATAGTGTAAAATTACAATCAGAGTGATGTAAAAGAGGAACGAGTTACTTAGTATTTTCAGTATTTCTGtgatttgtttcagatttccagcatctgcagtgtagGTTTTGTAGACCTGGCCCTGTGTCCATGCAGGTGAATGAAGAATGGTTCACGAGTACACAGCACTCCTCCCATGTTACCCATGCAAGGTCTGCAATAAATAGGTGTATTGTGGCCCTGAGAGCTGGGACCCCCTGCTTGTAGTGCCCGTGGCTATCCACACCGCAGCAATATGCCGATACTTAGTCTATGAAGGGAAGGCTGCTCCCTATCCTCTGTTGGTCCCCCCACACTCTTGCCCCATCCGGCAGTGAGGACAGACAGGTTGAGTTCCAAAGAAGGGTGCAGTGAGGCCCTTTGCTGCCAGTCCAAACCCATCTCAGAGGTGGAGACGCGCTGGTGTGCTGCAGTGGGATTGTGGCAAGCTGTGTGGGGCAAAGGGCATCTCCTCACTCGACGAGTTCAGTGCTGGACACAGGCTTTCGTGGCTCTTCAGTACTGAGCTGAAGTAGTTGAGCTCCTCATTCAGCAGTGCGATCTCCTTCCTCAGGGCCACGTTCTCTCTCTCCAAATGCTCGCTCTCCTGCAGACAAGAATAAAAGCACCCAGATCACATCAGGGTTAGAGAAAATGCAAGAACACAACTAATAGACCATTCATCCCATTGTGGCTGCGGTACCAATCATTGACTGATCTTTCCTCACTAACTTCAGATCCCTCAGTCTCCTTAATATCCAGGAATGACCCATCTGccttgattaaggatagtcagcatggcttggtgaggggcaggtcatgcctcatgagtcTGATTGAGCTCTTTGAGGATGGACAAAGCAtattggtgaaggtagagcagtggatgtggttcttatagattttagtaaggtgcttgATAAGGCTCCCATGGTAGGTTCATTCGGAAAGTCAGGAGGCACGTGACCCAGAAAACCTCGGccgtgtggattcagaattagcttagCAGACAGAGggagtagatggagtgtattctacCTGGAGGTCAGCGAccactggtgctccacagggatctgttctatgACCCTTGTTTTaatatgattggaggaaagcagagggagattgccagaggctttttttacacacagatggtggtgggtgcatggagcaCACTGCtagaggtgatggtagaggcagatacattcgggatATTTCAGGGACTCttaggcaaatggatgaaagaaaaatggaggacaacgtgggaggggagggttagattgatcatagagcaGGAGGAAacgttggcacaatatcatggcgTAATGTCCTATGTCCTACATGTCCACGACCAAGTCTCCACTTTCCCAGGGGAAAAACTCCAAAGATTCTCTATCCTGGGTAAAGATATCCCTCCCCTCACTCTgagaaacagaacagaacagcacaagaCAGGCTAtctagcccacaatgttgtgaaaactcccaaacactaatcccttcgatctacacaatgtccatgtccctccatcttcctcacatccatgtgcctatccaaatgttttttaaaaagcctccgatgtatttgcctctatcacgtACCAGGCCACGCATTCCAGGCattcagcactctctgagtaaaaaacttacccctcacattcccctgaACCTAACTTtcccaccttcaatgcatgccctctggtattagacatctcaAGATGCTCTCTGTCCACTCACAACCTCGTAAACCTCCAactgatctcccctcagcctccaacactccggagaaaacaacccaggtttatccagcacacgctctctaaaccaggcatcctgataaacctcttctgcacccttcttCCCatagtgcggcctaaccagagttttagaaaGTTGCATCATAACCtcttgacctttgaactcaatgccttaactaataaaagcaagcgttCAGTAAGCCTTCTTAACCGTATCgaactgtgtagccactttcaaggagttatgaacttggatcccaagatctctcttctTGGCCACTCTGTTAGGGACCTTGTCCTTAAatgtgtactgtctccttgcatttgccctacaaAGGTGCAACTTCTCATAttcatctgggttaaactccatctaccatttctctggCCTTATCTACAACTGATCTGTATCGCACtgtgttctttgccagtcttctacactttCCGTGACTCCACCAACCTTgatataatctgcaaacttactaacttactcatccacattttcataagaccataacatataggagcagaattaggccatttggcccatcaagtctgctccaaaatttaatcttggctgatccaattttccctcagcctcaatttcctgccttctccctgtaccccttcatgccctgaccaatcaagaatctatcaacctctgtcttaaatatacataaagacttggcctccacagctgtctgtgacaaagaattccacagattcaccattctctgactaaagaaattcctgctcatctctgttctaaaatgacaccccttattctgaggccatgtcctttggtcttagactctccaccacagggaacatcctctccacatccaggtcttttatagacatcagaaacagcagaggtcccagcaggGATCCtagcggaacaccactaattacacacCTTCAGCTCGAATAACTCTCTTCAACCACTACCCAGTCTCCTATGCCCAAGCCAGTTCTGAGTCCAACCAGCCAGCTCACCGCAGACCCCATGCATCTtggtcaagttggtaagacacaacCAGccatgcacaaaacagtgctgATTCAGGCCAAGGGTTattaaatgctcatatatcctatccctaagaattttctcaggCAATTTGcctacaactgacgtgagactcaccggtctatcgTTCCCTAGACTTTCCCTTATTCCCTTCTTAAGTAGAggcacaacattagccactcaccaaTCCTCCAGGACCTCGCTTGTGGCTAGAAAGGACATGGGGATACTGGTTAAGGTCCCAGAAATCTCGTCTACTGCCTCCTTccataacctggggtaaatcccatcaggccctggagacttaCTCACCTTAATACTCATGAGGATGTCCAACACTTCCTCATCCTTAACCTCTAAATGTCCTGAAGTATTTGTAcaccagcactgatctcctggtcctccatggtAAATACTGAAGAAAGTACTCATTAcatacctcactcacattctctgcatccaagcaaatattcCCGCCTTTATCCTCAAgtgatcccaccctctccctagttatcctcttgctcttgatgtatgtattaAGTACCTTGGAATCACCTTACTCCTTGTTGACAAGGACTTTTCCTGGTccctcctggctctcctaattccctttagtTCTCTTCTGGATTTATACTCCTCGTGTGctttgtttgatcctaacttccaaagCCTGATAGACTTTTTCTTTTTTGTCTTGACAAAATTTGTCACCTCCCCGGACACCCAGGGttttcttatctttccatccctgacatacctttcctgtactctgtgcaatttatctttaaacaccctccacatgtctgatgtggacttgccagaaaaaaccagttcccaattaacacttcttgtattggggagcacgccttctgagaataggttgaatgaatttggccttttctccttggagtgacaaaagatgagaagtgacttgatagaggtgtataagatgatgagaggcattgatcatgtgaatagtcagaggcttttcccagggctgaaaaggctaacacgagagggcacagttttaaggtgcttggaagtaggtacagaggagatgttggcgtaagtttttcacacagagagtgctggatgcgtggaatgggccgccggtggcggtggtggaggaagcagatacaatagggtcttttaagagactcttaagcaggttcatggagcttagaaaaatagaggggtatgcggtagggaaattctaggcagtttctagagtaggctacatggtcaacacaacattgtgggctgaaaggcctgtaatgtgctgtagatttctatgttctattatctatgttcttagttcctgcctaaccCCTGTAGTTTGCCCTACTCCATTTTAAAACTCTCACAGGGACTTTATCTACAGCTATCCtcaaagttaaggagttgtggtcacctGTTCTTCTTCTGGccagctcattacccaacaccagaccCAGTACGGCCCTTCCTCTCATTGGACTGCCCACATATttatttaagaaaccttcctggatacactttaCAAATTctgcccatctaaacccc containing:
- the batf gene encoding basic leucine zipper transcriptional factor ATF-like, with the protein product MAQDSDSSDSGYSHYRPASGKQENTEETKKVLRREKNRLAAQKSRQRQTQKADTLHQESEHLERENVALRKEIALLNEELNYFSSVLKSHESLCPALNSSSEEMPFAPHSLPQSHCSTPARLHL